The Streptomyces sp. NBC_00510 genomic interval ACAACGCCGACGCCCCGGGTGACACGGGCGGCGACGGCACCGCCGACCTGCTCGTCATCGACAACACCGGGGTCCTGCGGACGTATCCGGGTCAGCCGGGCGGCGAGCTGTACGGCCAGCTGACGTCCTCGTACACCATGGGCGCGGACGGCAAGCCCGCGCTGAACCCGGCCGGTCACTGGTACAACGCGACAACCGGCAAGGCCGCGCTCATCGCGCACTACCAGGACGCCTACCCGGGCGACGGCACCACGGACCTGTTCGCCGTGAACCCGGACGGCACGTTCTGGCTCTACCCCGGCGACGGCTACGGCTCGTTCGACGTCGGCCAGCGGTTGAAGATCCGCCTCCCGTCGAACGCGCCCGCGCCGTCCACCTGGACCCAGCTCAAGGCCATCGGCGACATCACCGGCGACAAGCTGCCCGACCTGGTCCTGCGCACCGACATCGGCTTCTGGGTGCTCTCCGGCTACAGCGGCGCCACCTTCCGGACCGCGACCCTGATGAACCCCGACGCCTGGGGCCGCCGCGACATCGTCAACCTGGCCGACATGAACAAGGACGGCACGCCCGACCTGCTCTGGCGCAACCTGGACAACGGCAACATGTACGCCCGGCACGGCAAGCCCGGCTCCGTCGCCGGCAGTGTCGACCTCAACTCCCTGATGCTGGCGGCCAACTCGCTCAACGGCGACGTCCCGTTCGGCACCAGCTGGACCGAGGCCAACGTCAACGCGGCGATCGGCATCCCGGACATCAACAACGACGGCATCCCGGACATCTGGGCCCGGTTCACGTCGGACGGCCACATGGCCATCTACAACCCGTCCACCACCAACACGAACGCACCGGTGAAGACCGTCATCGGTTCCGGCTGGAACGACAAGCTGGTCTTCGGGTGATCCTGCCCGTCTGACCCGGCCCGTTCCCCACGGGTGAGCCCCCGGCACCGATCCTCGGTGCCGGGGGCTTCGCCGTGCGCCGCGCGGCACACCGCCCCGGACGCACGTGTGCCCCGCGCGCACGGATCGCGCGGGGCACACGTGGGACTGTGCGGAACCGGTCAGACGATGATCTTCTTCTCGCGCAGGGCCACGATGTCGTTCGCGTCGTACCCCAGGTCCGCCAGGACCTCGCTGCCGTGCTCGCCGAGCAGCGGGGCACCCTTGATCTCGGGCTTGAAGTTGGAGAACTTGATGGGGCTGCCCACCGTCAGGTAGGTGCCGCGGCCCTTCTGCTCGACCTCGACGATCGTGCCGCTCTTGCGCATGTCCGGGTCCTCGGCGAGCTCCTTCATGCTGAGGACGGGCGCGCAGGGCACCTCCCACTTGCGCAGGATGTCGACCGCCTCGTACTTGGTCTTGTCGGCCAGCCACTTCTCGATCTCCGCGAAGATCTCGAAGATGTGCGGCTGCCGCGCCCTGGCGGTCGTGTACTCCGGGTCGTCGACCCACTCGGGCCGGCCGATGGCCTCGGCGGTGCGCTTCCAGTTCTGCTCCTGGACCGTGAAGTAGATGTAGGCGTTGGGGTCGGTCTCCCAGCCCTTGCACTTCAGGATCCAGCCCGGCTGGCCGCCGCCGCCGGCGTTGCCGCCGCGGGGCACCGCGTCGCCGAACTCGCCGTTCGGGTACTGCGGGTACTCCTCCAGGTAGCCGATCTTCTCCAGGCGCTGCTGGTCGCGGAGCTTGACGCGGGTCAGGTTGAGGACGGCGTCCTGCATGGACACCGACACCTTCTGGCCCACACCGGTCGCGTTGCGGTGGATGATCGCCGTCAGCAGGCCGATCATCAGGTGCATGCCGGTGTTGCTGTCGCCGAGGGCCGAGCCGCTGATGGTCGGCGGGCCGTCCCAGAAGCCGGTGGTGGAGGCGGCGCCGCCGGCGGCCTGGGCGACGTTCTCGTAGACCTTGAGGTCGTTCCACGACGAGTCGTCGTTGAAGCCCTTGACCGAGCCGAAGATCAGGCGCGGGTTGAGCTCGTGGATGTGCTCCCAGCCCAGGCCCATGCGGTCCATGGCACCCGGCGCGAAGTTCTCGACCAGGATGTCCGCCTCGCGGATCAGCTTCTCCATGACCTCCTTGCCCTCGGGGGTCTTGGTGTTGATGGCCAGCGAGCGCTTGTTGCTGTTGAGCATCGTGAAGTACAGCGCGTCCAGGTCGGGGTCGTCCCGCAGCTGGTTGCGGGTCACGTCGCCGCCCTGGGGACGCTCGACCTTGATCACGTCGGCGCCGAACCAGGCGAGCATCTGGGTGCAGGCGGGGCCGGCCTGGACCCCGGTGAAGTCGATCACCTTGATCCCGGCGAGCGGCTTTTCACTCATGGTGGCTTCCTTCTTGTCTGTTCGCGGTGCGCGGGTGGGCGGTGCTGGGGAACGGTGCTTCGGGGTTCGGTGCTTCGGGGTGCGGTGCGTCGCCTACGGGGCGGTCACTTCTTGGCCGGCACGATGTTGCCGACGGTGATGCCCTTGGGGTTGAGGTGGGCGATGTGGCCGCTCTCGGTGCCCGCCGAGGGGTCGATCACGCAGTCGATGAGGGCCGGGCCGCCCGAGGCGAGCGCCTCGGTGAGGGCGGCGGTGACCTCGGCGGGGGTGGTCGCGCGGTACCCCTTGCCGCCGAAGGCCTCGAACATCACGTCGTGGCGGGCCGCGGACATCAGCGTCGTCGGCGACGGGGCCTCGTCGTAGGGGTTGACGTCGTCACCGCGGTAGACACCGCCGTTGTTCATGATGACCGTGACGACGGGCAGCTTGTAGCGGCAGATCGTCTCGATCTCCATCCCGCTGAAGCCGAAGGCGCTGTCGCCCTCCACGGCCACGACCGGCGCCCCGCTCTCGACGGCGGCGGCGATCGCGTAGCCCATGCCGATGCCCATGACGCCCCAGGTGCCGCTGTCGAGGCGGTGCCGCGGCACGTGCATGTCGATGACGTTGCGCGCGATGTCGAGGGCGTTGGCACCCTCGTTGACGAGGTACGTCTCGGGGCGCTCGCGGATGACGTCGCGTACGGCCTTCAGGGCGCCCATGAACTGCATCGGGTGCGGGTCGGCCTTGAGGCGCTCGGCCATCTTGGCGACGTTCTGCGCCGAACGCGCGCCCAGTTCCTCCCGCCAGGCGGCGGGGGCCGCGATCTGGCCCGGCTTGCTGCGCTCGATGAGGGCCTCGACGACCGACTCGATGTCACCGACGAGCGGGGCGGCGATGGGCTGGTTGCTGTCCATCTCCTTCGCCTCGATGTCGACCTGAACGAACTTCGCGTCGGGGTTCCACTGGGGTGCCTCGCCGTGGTTCAGCAGCCAGTTCAGGCGGGCGCCGACCAGCATCACCACGTCGGCCTTCTTCAGCGCCAGCGAGCGGGCGGTGGCCGCGGACTGCGGGTGATCGTCGGGCAGCAGGCCCTTCGCCATCGACATCGGCACGTACGGGATGCCGGTGGACTCGACGAACTCGCGGATCTGCGTGTCCGCCTGCGCATAGGCCGCGCCCTTGCCGAGGACGATCAGCGGCCGCTGCGCGCCGGCCAGCAGCTCGATCGCGCGGTCCACCGCCTCGGGGGCGGGCAGCTGGCGCGGAGCGGGGTCGACGAGGCGGCTGAGCGTCTTCGCGCCCTCCTGCGCGTCCATGATGGAGCCGAGCACCGCGGCGGGGATGTCGAGGTAGACGCCGCCGGGGCGCCCGGAGACCGCGGTGCGCAGGGCGCGGGCGATGCCGCGGCCGATGTCCTCGACGCGGCTGATGCGGTACGCGGCCTTGCAGAACGGCTGCGCGGCGGCGAGCTGGTCCATCTCCTCGTAGTCGCCCTGCTTGAGGTCGACGAGGTGGCGCTCGCTGGAGCCGGAGATCTGCACCATCGGGAAGCAGTTGGTGGTGGCGTTCGCGAGTGCCACCAGTCCGTTGAGGAAGCCCGGCGCCGACACCGTAAGGCAGATGCCGGCCTTCTTGGTGAGGTAACCGGCCGCCGCCGCCGCGTGTCCCGCGTTGCTCTCGTGGCGGAAGCCGATGTAACGGATGCCCTGCGCCTGGGCGAGCCGTGCCAGATCCGTGATCGGGATGCCGACCACCCCGTAGATGGTGTCGACGTCGTTCATCTTGAGCGCGTCGACGACCAGGTGGTACCCGTCGGTGAGCTCGGCCGGTGCGTCGGCGTTCGCCGCGGTCTCCAGTGGTGAGGGGGCGGTCATGGTCCGAGGTCCTCCTTGGGCAGGTCATGCGTGCGGCTTCTCCCTTCACCATCCGCAGCCCGCTCCCCCGCGTCCAAGACCTATCGGCGACCAGCCGATAGACGGCGTTTATCGACGCACGCCACAGGGGCGTTGAGGTGGGTTGATAGACCTCCGCTATCGACCGTTCGCCAGTGCGTATTGGACGGGTGCTCCGCGCCCCGCGCAGTCTCGCTGGGGACGGTTCATCAGACATTCCCGGCGCGAGGAGGTGCGGCCATGGCCGTTCCGGCCGCTGCATCCGTGCGCGACCCCGACCGTTACCGGCCGCCCGCGGTCACGGGCCTGACCGATCTCCTCGACCGGCACGCCCGCGGGCGTCCGCAGGCACCGGCGCTGATCGCCGGCGCGGACCGCGCGGAGGTCTCCTACCGCGCCCTGGACGAGCTGGCCGACACGGTGGCCGCGCGCCTGACCTCGGCGGGGCTGCGCCCCGGGGACCCGGTCGGCCTCGTCGGCGCCAACACCGTGGAGTTCGTCGTGGCGTTGCTGGGCGGGGCGCGGGCCGGGCTGGTGGTCGCCCCCGTGGACCCCGCGCTGCCCGAGCCGCGGATGACGGCCCGGCTGGAGGCGCTGGGGGTGCGGGCCGTCCTGCTGGGCCCGACCGCGGGCGGCGCCCCGCCGGCGGCCGTGGGGCCCGGTGTCCCGGCCTGGACGCTGCGGGTGGACCTCTCCCCCGCCGGGACGGCGACGGCCGCGCTCGGAACGGGCGCGGGCGCGCCGGCCGCGGCGCGGGGCGCGTCCGGCGAACTCACCGCGCACGACGCCCTGGTGCTGTTCACGGCGGGGACCACCGACCGGGCGAAGATGGTCCCGCTGACGCACGGCAACGTGGCCGCCTCGGTCCGCGGCGTGTGCGCCACCTACGAACTGGTGCCGGGCGACGCGACGGTCGCGGCGATGCCGTTCTTCCACGGGCACGGGCTGTTCGCCACGCTGCTGTCCACGCTGGCGAGCGGGGGCTGCGTGCTGCTGCCCGCGCGCGGGCGGTTCTCGGCGCACACCTTCTGGGACGACATGCGGGCGGCGGGCGCCACGTGGTTCACCGCGGTCCCCACCGTCCACGAACTCCTCCTGGAGCGGGCGGCGACGGACCTCACGGGCCCGCAGGTGCCGGCGCTGCGGTTCCTGCGCAGTTCCAGCGCCCCCCTCAACACGGCCACCCAGCGGGCGCTGGAACGCACCCTGGGCGCGCCCCTGCTGTCGGCGTACGGCATGACCGAGTCCGCGCATCAGGCGACGAGCGAGCCGCTGCCGCAGCACGGGTCGCTCAAGCACGGTTCGGTCGGCCGGCCGACCGGGATCGAGCTGCGGGTCCTGGACCCGGACGGAAAGCCGTGCCCGCCCGGCGGTGAGGGCGAGGTGTGGGTGCACGGTCCCACGGTGGCCCGCGGTTACCTGGGCAACCCCGCCGAGACCGCGCACGGCTTCGCCGACGGCTGGTTCCGCACCGGCGACCTGGGCGCGCTCGACGAGGACGGCCACCTGTTCCTCACCGGACGCCTGAAGAACCTCATCATCCGCGGGGGCGAGAAGGTCGTGCCCGAGCACGTGGAGGACGTCCTCGCCGGGTGTCCGGGGGTGGCCGAGGCCGCGGTGTTCGCCGTGCCCGACGCGACGTACGGGCAGCGGGTCGGCGCGGCCGTGGTCCTGAGCGGTGCGGAGGCGCCGGGGGCCGAGGCGCCCGGGGCCGAGGAGATCCGCCGGTACTGCCGCGCCCGGCTGGCCCCGTTCGAGATCCCCGACCGGATCCGGGTCGTCGCCTCGCTCCCGCACACCGCAAAGGGAGGCCTGGACCGGGCGGCGGTGGACGTCCTGTACGCGGAGGGCCCCGAGTGGCCCGGGCTCACCTGACGCGGTGCTCCGCGGGCAGCGGCTCGTCGAAGAACTCGTCCAGCGACAACCCGGCCGCTGCGGTCATGAACGCCCGCGCCGCGACCGACCCCGGGGTCGCAGCGTGGATCGCGACGGAGACCTGCGCCCTGGCGTCCGGCTCGACGAGGCGCACGGCCCGCATCCGGCCGAGCGGCGGCATCGCCCGCAGCCAGGTGTGCGGGACGATGCTCGCGCACGCGCCTGCGCCCACGCTGGCGTACAGGGCGGCCACCGAGTCCGTCTCGACCTGCGGGGTCACCACGACCCCGCTCTCGGCGAACGCGTCGTCGATGACCTGGCGGATCCTCATGTCGGGGGTCAGCAGCGCGAGCGGCATCGTGGCCGCGTCCGCCCACTTCATGGTGTCGGTCTGCGGCAGCAGCTGGTCGCTGGAGGCGAGGAGCATGTACCGCTCCTCGTACAGCGGCATCACCTGCAGGTTCTCCCGGTCGTGCGGGGCGAAGTGCGCGATCGCGGCGTCCAGCTCGAACGCGAGGAGCTGGCGGTGGAGTTCGGTGGTCGACAGCCTGGAGCGGACCTGGACCTTGGCCAGCGGGTGCGCCGCGCAGAACGCGGCGACGGGCAGGACCAGGGTGGTGGACGCGGTGGGCTCGGTGCCCAGCCGCAGGGTGCCGGTGATGCCCGACTGGACGGCGGCCACCTCGGCCTTGAAGGCCTCCTGCTCAGCGAGGATGCGTTTGGCCCAGACCACCAGCCGTTCGCCCTCCGGGGTGAGGCCCTGGTAGTTGTGCCCGCGGTTGATCAGCGTGACGTTCAGCTCCCGCTCGAGCTTGGCTATCGCCGCCGAGAGCGCGGGCTGCGAGACGTAGCAGGACTCCGCCGCCCGGGCGAAGTGCCGCTCCCTGGCGACCGCCACGAAGTACTCCAGCTGACGGAACAGCATGAACGACTCCTCTCTGCCTGGGCCGCAGCCGCGCCGGCACTTCCTGCTGGAGTCGCAACGCCGTCGGTGCCGGCGGACCGACGCTCCCGGGGCCGGGAACGTCACCGGGTGGCCGACGGCGGACGAGCTGGATGCGGTGTGACCTGGCACAGCCTACCGAGCCGGATCGCGGCCCTCGTTCGTGCCCGCCGAGCCGGCGCGGGCCCCTGCCCGGGGCCCGGTCCCGTCGCCGCCGCGACGGGACCGGGCTCCGGAGTTGCTGCGGCGGACGTCCGGCGGTGGACCGGAGATCCGCGGGTGTCCCGGGTTCGGACGGGTGGGACGGGTGGGACGGGTCAGGCGGGGACGGGTTTCCGCGCGCCGGCCCCGGTCTCCCGGTCCGCGGTGACGCCGCGCGCCAGCAGGTCGGTCGCGGCGTGGACCGCCCTCAGGTTGGGGGCGTCCGCGCCGGAGATGTCGGCCATCTCCACGACGGCCGTCACGATGGCGTCGAGTTCCAGCTGCTTTCCGGCCTCGAGGTCCTGGAGCATCGAGGTCTTGTGGTGTCCCACCCCCTCGGCGCCCCGAAGCCGCTTCTCGATGGAGATGTCGGGGGTGCTGCCGACCCTGGCCGCGATGTCGAGGGTCTCCTCCATGAGCTGGGCGACCAGCCGCCGGGTGTGCGGGTGCTTGCAGATGTCGACCATGGTCGCCCTGGTGAGGGCACTGATCGGATTGAAGGCGACGTTGCCCATCAGCTTGATCCAGATGTCGTCGCGCAGGTTGGGCTCCACCGGGCACTTGAGGCCGCCGGCGATCATGGCCTCGCTCAGCTCCGTACACCGGTCGGAGACGCCGCCGCCCGGCTCTCCGATGGAGAACCGGGTGCCCTCCAGGTGCCGGATGACCCCGGGGGCCTCGATGACCGTCGCGGGGTAGACGACGCAACCGATGGCGCGTTCCGGCGCCAGCACCGCGCTGGTGGCGCCGCCGGGGTCGACCGCCTCGATCCGCCGCCCCTCGTAGGGGCCGGCCAGCTCGTGGAAGTACCACCAGGGAATGCCGTTCTGACCGGCCACCACCGCGGTCTTGTCGTCGAGCAACGGGGAGATCAGCGGACCTGAGGTCGCGTAGGAGTGTGCCTTCAGGCCCAGGAAGACATAGTCGACGGGGCCGATCTCCTTGGGGTCGTCCGTGGCGTGGGGCTTGGCCACGAAGTCACCGCGCGGGCTGTTCACCCGGACTCCGTGGGCACGTATCGCCTGAAGATGCTCACCCCGGGCGATCAGGTGGACGTCGGCGCCACCACGGTGCAGTGCCGCGCCCACGTAAGCGCCGATCGCACCGGCTCCGAGGACTGCGATTTTCACGGCGACTCCTCTCCATTCGAAGGGGGAGTGAATACTGTATGCAGTACTCTCTTGGGATGTACAGTCCCCTCACGGAAAGTCGCGCGCCCGGGACCGAACAGGGTCCCGCCCGGCGCCGCGACGGAGGTCTCCGGCGTCACCCTGCGCCATGAACCGGGTCACACACGCTCCGGACAGGTTGATCGAGCACGCAGCGGGGGAACGCTTCGCCGCACACGCGGTCCCGGGCACGCACGGCCGCACCACGAGGCCGGGGAACACGCAGTGCGGACGACGGCTCGGCTGACGAGGCCGTGACGTCAGTCGGTAGCGACGAAAAGGAGAGCGATGTCTGATTCACCCCCTCAGCAGATCGGTGTCGTCACCGAATCCACCGCCGGAGAGACGCGGGTGGCGGCCACACCGGACAGCGTCCGCCGGCTCCTCGGCCTCGGCTACGAGGTCGTCGTGGAATCCGAGGCCGGAGCGGCCTCCGGCTTCCCCGACGAGGCGTACGCCGAAGCGGGCGCGCGGATCGGCGATGCCTGGCAGGCGGACGTGGTCCTGAAGGTCAACGCCCCCTCGCACGAGGAGATCGGGAAGCTGCGCGAAGGCGCGACCCTGATCGGGCTGATCGCCCCGGCCCACAGCCCCGACCTGGTCGGGGAACTGGCCTCACGGCCGATCACCGTCCTGGCGCTGGACGCCGTCCCGCGCATCTCCCGGGCCCAGTCGATGGACGTGCTCAGCTCGATGGCGAACATCGCCGGGTACCGGGCGGTGATCGAGGCCGCCCACGTCTTCGGGCGCTTCTTCACCGGTCAGGTCACCGCGGCGGGCAAGGTGCCGCCGGCGAAGGTCCTGGTGGCCGGCGCGGGCGTGGCGGGTCTGGCCGCGATCGGCGCGGCGGGCAGCCTCGGCGCGATGGTGCGGGCCACCGACCCGCGGGCCGAGGTCGCCGACCAGGTCCGTTCCCTGGGCGGCGAGTTCCTCGCCGTCGAGGTGGAGCAGGAGGCGAGCGGCGACGGCTACGCCAAGGCGACCTCGCAGGCGTACGACCGGCGTGCCGCGGAGATCTACAGCGAACAGGCCGCGGACGTCGACATCATCATCACCACCGCGCTGATCCCCGGCCGCCCGGCCCCCCGGCTGATCACGGCGGCCGACGTGGCGTCGATGAAGCCCGGCAGCGTCATCGTCGACATGGCCGCCGCGCAGGGCGGCAACGTCGAGGGCACGGTCAGCGGGAAGGCGATCGTCACCGACAACGACGTGACGATCATCGGCTACACCGACCTGGCGGGCCGGCTGCCCG includes:
- the frc gene encoding formyl-CoA transferase; the encoded protein is MSEKPLAGIKVIDFTGVQAGPACTQMLAWFGADVIKVERPQGGDVTRNQLRDDPDLDALYFTMLNSNKRSLAINTKTPEGKEVMEKLIREADILVENFAPGAMDRMGLGWEHIHELNPRLIFGSVKGFNDDSSWNDLKVYENVAQAAGGAASTTGFWDGPPTISGSALGDSNTGMHLMIGLLTAIIHRNATGVGQKVSVSMQDAVLNLTRVKLRDQQRLEKIGYLEEYPQYPNGEFGDAVPRGGNAGGGGQPGWILKCKGWETDPNAYIYFTVQEQNWKRTAEAIGRPEWVDDPEYTTARARQPHIFEIFAEIEKWLADKTKYEAVDILRKWEVPCAPVLSMKELAEDPDMRKSGTIVEVEQKGRGTYLTVGSPIKFSNFKPEIKGAPLLGEHGSEVLADLGYDANDIVALREKKIIV
- the oxc gene encoding oxalyl-CoA decarboxylase, which translates into the protein MTAPSPLETAANADAPAELTDGYHLVVDALKMNDVDTIYGVVGIPITDLARLAQAQGIRYIGFRHESNAGHAAAAAGYLTKKAGICLTVSAPGFLNGLVALANATTNCFPMVQISGSSERHLVDLKQGDYEEMDQLAAAQPFCKAAYRISRVEDIGRGIARALRTAVSGRPGGVYLDIPAAVLGSIMDAQEGAKTLSRLVDPAPRQLPAPEAVDRAIELLAGAQRPLIVLGKGAAYAQADTQIREFVESTGIPYVPMSMAKGLLPDDHPQSAATARSLALKKADVVMLVGARLNWLLNHGEAPQWNPDAKFVQVDIEAKEMDSNQPIAAPLVGDIESVVEALIERSKPGQIAAPAAWREELGARSAQNVAKMAERLKADPHPMQFMGALKAVRDVIRERPETYLVNEGANALDIARNVIDMHVPRHRLDSGTWGVMGIGMGYAIAAAVESGAPVVAVEGDSAFGFSGMEIETICRYKLPVVTVIMNNGGVYRGDDVNPYDEAPSPTTLMSAARHDVMFEAFGGKGYRATTPAEVTAALTEALASGGPALIDCVIDPSAGTESGHIAHLNPKGITVGNIVPAKK
- a CDS encoding FadD7 family fatty acid--CoA ligase yields the protein MAVPAAASVRDPDRYRPPAVTGLTDLLDRHARGRPQAPALIAGADRAEVSYRALDELADTVAARLTSAGLRPGDPVGLVGANTVEFVVALLGGARAGLVVAPVDPALPEPRMTARLEALGVRAVLLGPTAGGAPPAAVGPGVPAWTLRVDLSPAGTATAALGTGAGAPAAARGASGELTAHDALVLFTAGTTDRAKMVPLTHGNVAASVRGVCATYELVPGDATVAAMPFFHGHGLFATLLSTLASGGCVLLPARGRFSAHTFWDDMRAAGATWFTAVPTVHELLLERAATDLTGPQVPALRFLRSSSAPLNTATQRALERTLGAPLLSAYGMTESAHQATSEPLPQHGSLKHGSVGRPTGIELRVLDPDGKPCPPGGEGEVWVHGPTVARGYLGNPAETAHGFADGWFRTGDLGALDEDGHLFLTGRLKNLIIRGGEKVVPEHVEDVLAGCPGVAEAAVFAVPDATYGQRVGAAVVLSGAEAPGAEAPGAEEIRRYCRARLAPFEIPDRIRVVASLPHTAKGGLDRAAVDVLYAEGPEWPGLT
- a CDS encoding LysR family transcriptional regulator, coding for MLFRQLEYFVAVARERHFARAAESCYVSQPALSAAIAKLERELNVTLINRGHNYQGLTPEGERLVVWAKRILAEQEAFKAEVAAVQSGITGTLRLGTEPTASTTLVLPVAAFCAAHPLAKVQVRSRLSTTELHRQLLAFELDAAIAHFAPHDRENLQVMPLYEERYMLLASSDQLLPQTDTMKWADAATMPLALLTPDMRIRQVIDDAFAESGVVVTPQVETDSVAALYASVGAGACASIVPHTWLRAMPPLGRMRAVRLVEPDARAQVSVAIHAATPGSVAARAFMTAAAGLSLDEFFDEPLPAEHRVR
- a CDS encoding 2-dehydropantoate 2-reductase, giving the protein MKIAVLGAGAIGAYVGAALHRGGADVHLIARGEHLQAIRAHGVRVNSPRGDFVAKPHATDDPKEIGPVDYVFLGLKAHSYATSGPLISPLLDDKTAVVAGQNGIPWWYFHELAGPYEGRRIEAVDPGGATSAVLAPERAIGCVVYPATVIEAPGVIRHLEGTRFSIGEPGGGVSDRCTELSEAMIAGGLKCPVEPNLRDDIWIKLMGNVAFNPISALTRATMVDICKHPHTRRLVAQLMEETLDIAARVGSTPDISIEKRLRGAEGVGHHKTSMLQDLEAGKQLELDAIVTAVVEMADISGADAPNLRAVHAATDLLARGVTADRETGAGARKPVPA
- a CDS encoding Re/Si-specific NAD(P)(+) transhydrogenase subunit alpha, whose amino-acid sequence is MSDSPPQQIGVVTESTAGETRVAATPDSVRRLLGLGYEVVVESEAGAASGFPDEAYAEAGARIGDAWQADVVLKVNAPSHEEIGKLREGATLIGLIAPAHSPDLVGELASRPITVLALDAVPRISRAQSMDVLSSMANIAGYRAVIEAAHVFGRFFTGQVTAAGKVPPAKVLVAGAGVAGLAAIGAAGSLGAMVRATDPRAEVADQVRSLGGEFLAVEVEQEASGDGYAKATSQAYDRRAAEIYSEQAADVDIIITTALIPGRPAPRLITAADVASMKPGSVIVDMAAAQGGNVEGTVSGKAIVTDNDVTIIGYTDLAGRLPAQASQLYGTNLVNLLKLLTPGKDGRLTLDFDDVVQRAVTVVREGEKTWPPPPVQVSAAPPAQAPAPVAAAPQPKAPRLSPAARYGLIASGMLAMFLLVAFSPAQLVGNFTVFALAVVIGYYVIGKVHHALHTPLMSVTNAISGIVVVGALLQIGHAGPAVTVMSVVAIMLTTVNIFGGFAVTRRMLGMFSKG